A DNA window from Janibacter sp. A1S7 contains the following coding sequences:
- a CDS encoding replication initiator, producing the protein MATTDTPVPAAGEDRFPGFGEDAPLDIPDLNHPENAKLLAQRMRDGSMDDFSQALAATRNCAHPVRLAGSSVTVDTTTGEVVSSFDASDLPFGVLHRPCGNRRASVCPACSRTYARDTYALIHAGISGGKSVPDQVRDNPLLFVTLTAPSFGPVHGHRNGRTCRPRRRDDRTRCPHGRPSWCTRIHDRDDEINGAPLCFQCHDTASAVMWQWHAPELWRRFTIALRRAVAHHLTVPDSRLGEHASIQYAKVAEHQTRGLIHFHALIRLDGPAAGGTGSPAPPSLDGDALAALVRQVVPTVTTIAEPVDFEDTPRVLAFGTQVDVRTVRAGSRTDDPVGPLTPDQVAGYLAKYSTKDSSGLHGRGQGRPHILALRRQCAEMAARAAAFHDRDHDYQRMGKWVHCLGFRGHFGTKSRRYSLTLGALRRARSRWQALAAESRRTGQPLDTRDLEARLLADDAEETTQVVGTWTYVGTGWRDHLEQALALAVAARAREYDLWKAERRRARSGLERGDGDA; encoded by the coding sequence GTGGCCACCACAGACACGCCCGTCCCTGCCGCTGGCGAGGACCGCTTCCCCGGCTTCGGTGAGGACGCGCCGCTGGACATTCCCGATCTCAACCACCCCGAGAACGCGAAGCTGCTCGCCCAGCGGATGCGCGACGGGAGCATGGATGACTTCTCCCAGGCCCTGGCCGCCACGCGCAACTGCGCCCACCCCGTCCGGCTGGCCGGGTCCTCGGTCACCGTCGACACCACCACCGGCGAGGTCGTCTCGTCCTTCGATGCCAGTGACCTGCCCTTCGGGGTGCTGCACCGTCCGTGCGGCAACCGCCGTGCCTCGGTGTGCCCGGCCTGCTCACGCACCTACGCCCGCGACACCTACGCCCTCATCCATGCCGGCATCTCTGGCGGCAAGAGCGTCCCCGACCAGGTGCGGGACAACCCGCTGCTGTTCGTCACCCTCACCGCCCCCTCGTTCGGGCCCGTCCACGGCCACCGAAACGGGAGGACGTGTCGGCCCCGGCGACGCGACGACCGCACCCGCTGCCCCCACGGTCGGCCGTCATGGTGCACTCGGATCCACGACCGGGACGACGAGATCAACGGGGCGCCGTTGTGCTTCCAATGCCACGACACCGCGTCGGCAGTGATGTGGCAGTGGCACGCCCCCGAGCTGTGGCGGCGCTTCACCATCGCCCTGCGCCGCGCCGTCGCCCACCACCTGACCGTCCCCGACTCCCGCCTGGGTGAGCACGCGTCGATCCAGTACGCCAAGGTCGCCGAGCACCAGACCCGGGGCCTGATCCACTTTCACGCGCTGATCCGCCTCGACGGACCCGCCGCCGGCGGCACCGGTTCGCCCGCTCCCCCATCGCTGGACGGCGACGCTCTCGCCGCCCTCGTCCGACAGGTCGTCCCGACCGTGACGACCATCGCCGAGCCGGTCGACTTCGAGGACACCCCTCGGGTGCTGGCCTTCGGGACCCAGGTCGACGTGCGTACCGTTCGGGCCGGCTCGCGCACCGACGACCCGGTCGGCCCACTGACGCCCGATCAGGTCGCCGGCTACCTGGCCAAGTACTCCACCAAGGACTCCTCCGGTCTGCACGGACGCGGTCAAGGTCGCCCGCACATCCTCGCCCTGCGCCGGCAGTGCGCGGAGATGGCTGCCCGGGCGGCGGCCTTCCACGACCGGGACCACGACTACCAACGGATGGGCAAGTGGGTGCACTGCCTGGGCTTCCGTGGCCACTTCGGCACCAAATCGAGGCGTTACTCCCTCACCCTCGGCGCGCTGCGCCGTGCGCGCTCGCGATGGCAGGCACTGGCTGCCGAGTCCCGCCGCACCGGGCAACCCCTCGACACCCGCGACCTCGAAGCCCGGTTGCTCGCCGATGACGCAGAGGAGACCACTCAGGTCGTCGGCACCTGGACCTACGTCGGCACCGGCTGGCGCGACCACCTCGAACAAGCCCTCGCCCTCGCGGTCGCTGCCCGCGCCCGCGAGTACGACCTGTGGAAAGCGGAACGGCGAAGGGCTCGATCTGGGCTAGAGAGAGGAGATGGCGATGCATGA
- a CDS encoding ABC transporter permease, producing MSQATDETTDGAPAADTGVEDRRTTIGLVIGLPLLCAVVLGGWAIWRATADLDDIEARQLAWGTILDLTREHIVLTLISTVVVLVTAIPTGILLTRPRLRRFASPITAFANAGQAAPVIGVVVLLAIWLGFGTSTAVLALAIYAFLPVLRNTIVGLEQVDQTLVEAARGMGMSGADVLRRVELPLALPVIMVGARTALVLLVGAASFATFINAGGLGALIVTGISLFRYPVLVSGALIIAVLALLIDWAGRVLELLLTPKGMS from the coding sequence ATGAGCCAGGCAACGGACGAGACCACGGACGGAGCACCCGCTGCGGACACGGGTGTCGAGGACCGACGCACGACCATCGGCCTGGTCATCGGTCTGCCACTCCTGTGCGCCGTCGTCCTCGGCGGATGGGCCATCTGGCGCGCGACCGCCGACCTGGACGACATCGAGGCACGCCAGCTCGCGTGGGGCACGATCCTCGACCTGACCCGTGAGCACATCGTGCTGACCCTCATCTCCACCGTCGTCGTCCTCGTCACCGCGATCCCGACGGGCATCCTGCTCACCCGCCCCCGACTGCGCCGCTTCGCCAGCCCGATCACCGCCTTCGCCAACGCCGGTCAGGCAGCCCCGGTCATCGGGGTCGTCGTCCTGCTCGCGATCTGGCTGGGCTTCGGCACGAGCACCGCAGTGCTCGCCCTTGCGATCTACGCCTTCCTCCCGGTACTGCGCAACACCATCGTCGGCCTCGAGCAGGTGGACCAGACCCTCGTCGAGGCCGCCCGTGGGATGGGCATGTCGGGAGCCGATGTGCTGCGCCGCGTCGAGCTGCCACTGGCACTACCGGTGATCATGGTCGGGGCACGCACGGCGCTGGTCCTCCTCGTCGGGGCAGCGAGCTTCGCCACCTTCATCAACGCGGGCGGGCTGGGCGCCCTCATCGTCACCGGCATCTCACTCTTCCGCTACCCGGTGCTCGTCAGCGGCGCGCTGATCATCGCCGTGCTCGCCCTGCTCATCGACTGGGCCGGCCGGGTGCTCGAGCTCCTGCTCACACCGAAGGGGATGTCATGA
- a CDS encoding LysR family transcriptional regulator, producing MELRQLRYFVAVAEERHFGRAARRLRIAAPSLSQQIQALERDLHITLLERSPRSVVLTPAGEVLLEHAHVLLARAERARNEVQCADGRHRHLELRVVPAVEYVLNGSLHHLSGPASGLEVTTATATGKEAIKAVREEHIDAAIVWVRSTQDQDLAGTALREVPVHLALPAGHQLAARQTIPVADLAAETIVMFPRDLFLGIWDHAIGHLLPAGLSHPDQVLTQPDLINAPEAVLRSVAAGHGVAPVAPAMAEHVPVPGIVVRPLVPPLLVPLELIWREPAHPALQDVVALLAGTEV from the coding sequence ATGGAGCTCCGACAGCTCCGGTACTTCGTTGCCGTAGCCGAGGAACGGCACTTCGGGCGGGCCGCCCGCAGGCTGCGCATCGCCGCGCCCTCGCTGTCCCAACAGATCCAGGCCCTGGAACGGGACCTGCACATCACCCTGCTCGAGCGCAGCCCGCGCAGCGTGGTCCTCACCCCCGCCGGGGAGGTGCTGCTCGAGCACGCCCACGTCCTGCTGGCGCGGGCCGAACGTGCCCGCAACGAGGTCCAGTGCGCCGACGGGCGGCATCGGCACCTGGAGCTGCGCGTCGTCCCCGCCGTCGAGTACGTCTTGAATGGCTCCCTGCACCACCTGTCCGGGCCGGCCTCCGGCCTGGAGGTCACCACCGCGACCGCCACCGGCAAGGAAGCCATCAAGGCGGTCCGCGAGGAACACATCGACGCCGCCATCGTGTGGGTTCGCTCCACCCAGGACCAGGACCTCGCGGGGACCGCCCTGCGCGAAGTACCGGTGCACCTCGCCCTGCCAGCCGGACACCAGCTCGCCGCCAGGCAAACGATCCCGGTCGCCGACCTCGCCGCCGAGACAATCGTGATGTTCCCCCGCGACCTCTTCCTCGGCATCTGGGACCACGCCATCGGCCACCTGCTCCCCGCCGGCCTGTCTCACCCCGATCAGGTGCTCACCCAACCGGATCTGATCAACGCTCCAGAAGCCGTACTCCGCTCGGTCGCCGCCGGTCACGGAGTGGCACCGGTCGCCCCGGCGATGGCCGAGCACGTCCCGGTCCCCGGGATTGTCGTGCGGCCCCTCGTCCCGCCCCTGCTGGTACCCCTCGAACTCATCTGGCGCGAACCCGCCCACCCCGCACTCCAAGACGTCGTCGCGCTGCTCGCCGGCACCGAGGTGTAG
- a CDS encoding DNA polymerase III subunit delta', translating to MTATAVSPGIWRDVIGQPQTVAALQRAVSEPASMTHAWLFTGPPGSGRSVAARAFAGALLCPTGGCGHCHECRTALDGTHTDVDVLATEALSIGVAETRSLVQLAGRSPSVGRYRVILVEDADRLTEQSGNALLKALEEPTPRTVWLLCAPSLEDVLITVRSRSRHVRLRTPPVTEVAALLQRRDGIDPGMATYAARAAQSHIGLAKRLATDEGARIRRRDTIMMASRIRGVSDAVGAAADLLQIAEQERDRTLESRAAQEKARLLETLGADPSARTQPPHIRAQLNSLEKEQKTRATRFTRDMIDRALVDLMSVYRDALVLHAGTPVELVNEDARPVIEEVARAFSAEGLLLAIEEIATARERIGANGAPLLALEAMAVGLQLPR from the coding sequence ATGACCGCCACCGCCGTGTCACCGGGCATCTGGCGGGACGTCATCGGGCAGCCGCAGACGGTGGCCGCCCTCCAGCGAGCCGTCAGCGAGCCGGCGTCGATGACGCACGCGTGGCTCTTCACGGGGCCGCCCGGATCGGGCCGCTCGGTCGCGGCCCGGGCCTTCGCCGGCGCACTGCTGTGCCCGACCGGTGGGTGTGGTCACTGCCACGAGTGCCGCACCGCCCTGGACGGCACGCACACCGACGTCGACGTGCTCGCGACCGAGGCGCTGTCCATCGGTGTCGCCGAGACCCGATCGCTCGTCCAGCTCGCCGGCCGCTCGCCGAGCGTGGGGCGCTACCGGGTGATCCTGGTCGAGGACGCCGACCGATTGACCGAGCAGTCCGGCAACGCACTGCTCAAGGCACTCGAGGAACCCACCCCGCGCACCGTGTGGCTGCTGTGCGCCCCGAGCCTGGAGGACGTGCTGATCACGGTCCGCTCGCGCTCGCGGCACGTGCGGCTGCGCACCCCACCCGTGACCGAGGTCGCCGCGCTGCTGCAGCGCAGGGACGGCATCGACCCGGGGATGGCGACGTACGCCGCCCGGGCCGCGCAGAGCCACATCGGCCTGGCCAAGCGGCTGGCCACCGACGAGGGCGCCCGCATCCGGCGCCGGGACACGATCATGATGGCCTCGCGCATCCGCGGCGTCTCCGATGCGGTGGGTGCTGCGGCCGACCTGCTGCAGATCGCCGAGCAGGAGCGTGACCGCACGCTCGAGTCCCGGGCCGCCCAGGAGAAGGCGCGCCTGCTGGAGACCCTCGGCGCCGACCCGAGCGCCCGTACCCAACCTCCCCACATCCGCGCCCAGCTCAACTCCCTGGAGAAGGAGCAGAAGACCCGCGCCACCCGCTTCACCCGCGACATGATCGACCGCGCGCTCGTCGACCTGATGTCCGTCTACCGCGACGCGCTCGTCCTGCACGCCGGTACACCGGTCGAACTGGTCAACGAGGATGCCCGCCCGGTCATCGAGGAGGTCGCCCGCGCCTTCAGTGCCGAGGGGCTGCTCCTGGCGATCGAGGAGATCGCCACTGCCCGCGAGCGCATCGGCGCCAACGGCGCGCCGCTGCTCGCCCTGGAGGCCATGGCGGTCGGGCTGCAGCTACCGCGATAG
- a CDS encoding NAD(P)/FAD-dependent oxidoreductase — MTPNSDIAVIGAGIVGLSTAYAAQQQGLSVTVYDSGPPGGGQSAGQARVFRHAHDDPRLVAMAADSRETWREWEEDFGAELVSSDGAVALGPGIDDKLDVLAGFPQLPVRRIGHDELAEAMPLLAPFDGPAMLDETGGSIRTQAAIGALADRLRDSMVTDHVLTLRQTRRETVEVRTGTRCQEHGHVVVCAGRGTAPLARGVGLSLPVRLAAHVRVTFAATGPPPPRVATLQDSSGEFGETGIYAAAYPGNSHYAVGLSETVQVGEDGSFAEPSELAQLAQRAAAYTKRALPGLTATPVEFVHCWVTELPWNEDAVAVWQSPAASFVAGHNLFKQAPGLGRALVESVTDGRLPTHLTPEARLGEPQATS; from the coding sequence ATGACTCCGAACTCTGACATCGCGGTGATCGGCGCCGGCATCGTCGGCCTGTCGACGGCGTACGCGGCCCAGCAGCAGGGCCTCTCGGTGACGGTCTACGACAGCGGCCCCCCGGGCGGTGGCCAATCCGCGGGCCAGGCGCGGGTCTTTCGGCACGCGCACGACGACCCACGACTGGTCGCCATGGCCGCAGACAGTCGTGAGACCTGGCGGGAGTGGGAGGAGGACTTCGGCGCCGAGTTGGTTTCCTCCGACGGAGCCGTCGCACTGGGCCCCGGCATCGACGACAAGCTCGACGTGCTGGCGGGATTCCCACAGCTCCCGGTGCGTCGCATCGGCCACGACGAGCTCGCCGAGGCAATGCCCCTCCTCGCGCCGTTCGACGGCCCGGCGATGCTCGACGAGACCGGCGGCTCGATCCGGACGCAGGCCGCGATCGGCGCGCTGGCCGATCGGCTGCGCGACTCGATGGTCACCGACCACGTCCTCACCCTCCGGCAGACCCGTAGAGAAACCGTGGAGGTGCGCACGGGCACCCGTTGCCAAGAGCACGGCCACGTCGTGGTCTGCGCCGGACGTGGGACGGCCCCACTCGCCCGCGGGGTCGGGCTCTCGCTTCCGGTCCGACTCGCCGCTCATGTCCGCGTGACCTTCGCCGCCACCGGCCCTCCGCCGCCGCGGGTGGCGACCCTGCAGGACAGCAGCGGGGAGTTCGGTGAGACCGGGATCTACGCGGCGGCCTACCCCGGCAACAGCCACTACGCAGTCGGGCTGAGCGAGACCGTCCAGGTCGGGGAGGACGGCAGCTTCGCCGAACCCTCCGAGCTTGCGCAGCTCGCCCAGCGCGCCGCCGCCTACACCAAACGGGCGCTGCCCGGGCTCACAGCGACCCCGGTGGAGTTCGTGCATTGCTGGGTCACCGAACTGCCCTGGAACGAGGACGCCGTTGCCGTGTGGCAGTCCCCCGCGGCCTCCTTTGTCGCGGGGCACAACCTTTTCAAGCAAGCCCCGGGCCTCGGGCGGGCCCTGGTCGAGAGCGTCACGGACGGCCGGTTGCCCACCCACCTCACACCCGAGGCCAGGCTCGGCGAGCCCCAGGCCACCTCGTAG
- a CDS encoding tyrosine-type recombinase/integrase has product MIERRVLDSGRVRWRVRYRTPEHRQRSRTFDRRADAEAFEDELRGRMRRGEFVDPRRGLVTLTALWSEYEQGGMTHLRATTQQNYRMAFRHVLNHFGTWPVAKIEHADVAEWVTSLGKTKGPETVRYAHRVFCLVLDFGMRTRRLSHNVARGVRLPTRPPSRERILTMAQVEALAARLGPEGDLVLAMALLGLRWSELAALKVSDVDLERGRVRVVERATEVGGRMDVSAPKSRASARSIGLPPSMREVLEARTAGRSADALVFPAPDGGYLRNGNWRYRSGWTAALKATGLEGVTPHDLRRTFGSLARKAGADLRYIQRAMGHESITTTARIYAHLYDDELDEIAAALDGLRGAQP; this is encoded by the coding sequence ATGATCGAGCGTCGAGTCCTGGACTCGGGGCGAGTGCGTTGGCGGGTTCGGTACCGGACACCGGAGCACCGTCAGCGCTCCCGGACGTTCGACCGGCGTGCGGATGCCGAGGCATTCGAGGACGAGCTGCGGGGTCGGATGCGCCGTGGGGAGTTCGTCGACCCTCGACGTGGACTGGTGACGCTGACGGCTCTGTGGTCGGAGTACGAGCAGGGCGGGATGACCCACCTGCGGGCGACGACACAGCAGAACTACCGCATGGCATTTCGACACGTGCTGAACCACTTCGGCACGTGGCCGGTCGCGAAGATCGAACACGCCGATGTCGCGGAGTGGGTGACCTCCCTCGGGAAAACCAAGGGCCCGGAGACGGTGCGCTACGCCCACCGAGTCTTCTGCCTCGTCCTTGACTTCGGCATGCGGACCCGGCGCCTGAGTCACAACGTCGCTCGTGGCGTGCGGTTGCCAACGAGGCCACCATCGCGCGAGCGGATCCTGACCATGGCCCAGGTCGAGGCCCTCGCGGCACGCCTCGGTCCTGAGGGCGACCTCGTGCTGGCGATGGCCCTGCTCGGTCTGCGGTGGTCGGAGCTGGCCGCCCTCAAGGTCTCGGACGTCGACCTCGAGCGGGGCCGGGTCCGGGTGGTCGAGCGAGCCACCGAAGTCGGCGGTCGGATGGATGTCTCTGCTCCGAAGTCGCGGGCCTCTGCGCGCTCGATCGGGCTCCCACCCTCGATGCGGGAGGTGCTCGAGGCCAGGACCGCGGGTCGGTCTGCGGATGCGTTGGTGTTCCCGGCTCCGGACGGTGGCTACCTGCGCAACGGGAACTGGCGGTACCGGTCAGGATGGACGGCCGCGCTGAAGGCAACGGGGCTCGAGGGGGTGACGCCGCACGACCTGCGGCGCACCTTCGGCAGCTTGGCGAGGAAGGCCGGCGCGGACCTCCGCTACATCCAACGGGCGATGGGCCACGAGTCGATCACCACCACGGCGCGAATCTACGCGCACCTCTACGACGACGAGCTGGACGAGATCGCGGCAGCGCTGGATGGCCTGCGGGGAGCCCAGCCATGA
- a CDS encoding ABC transporter ATP-binding protein: MSTTTSDHAAPRDDESPSTVSGAEIVFTDVVKTYPGMSAPAVDHLSLTVPAGEIAMFVGPSGCGKTTTLKMINRLYEPTSGTITIGGEDIRSKNATELRRTIGYVIQGGSLFPHMTVRQNIALVPGLLKWDKQRIAQRVEDLLELVGLDPDRYRDRFPRELSGGQQQRVGVARGLAADPPVLLMDEPFGAVDPITRQRLQDELMSIQEEVQKTIVFVTHDIDEAIKLGDRVLVLQEGAEIAQYDTPTNILSAPANEFVEDFVGSGSSLKQLSLARVDELDLLHPLTASVGDDGGTAAEAARAAGQKDVIVLDSRRRPAGWYTLGEATRLGRLPAQSPRDEPTPVDRRATINDALDTMLASTHGGVLVTGRRDEFVGVLTFRSVTEYIQATAEDASS; the protein is encoded by the coding sequence ATGTCCACCACCACCAGCGACCACGCCGCACCCCGCGACGACGAGTCCCCGTCCACCGTCAGCGGGGCCGAGATCGTCTTCACCGACGTCGTCAAGACCTACCCCGGGATGAGCGCACCCGCCGTCGACCATCTCAGCCTGACCGTGCCGGCCGGCGAGATCGCCATGTTCGTCGGCCCCTCCGGATGCGGCAAGACGACGACCCTGAAGATGATCAATCGGCTCTACGAGCCGACCTCGGGCACGATCACCATCGGCGGCGAGGACATCCGCTCCAAGAACGCCACCGAGCTGCGCCGCACCATCGGGTACGTCATCCAGGGCGGATCCCTCTTCCCGCACATGACCGTCCGGCAGAACATCGCACTCGTACCGGGCCTGCTGAAGTGGGACAAGCAGCGCATCGCCCAGCGGGTCGAGGACCTGCTCGAGCTGGTCGGGCTCGACCCCGATCGCTACCGCGACCGCTTCCCGCGCGAGCTCTCGGGCGGCCAGCAGCAGCGTGTGGGCGTGGCCAGGGGCCTGGCCGCGGACCCGCCGGTGCTGCTCATGGACGAACCCTTCGGGGCGGTCGACCCGATCACCCGTCAGCGTCTCCAGGACGAGCTGATGAGCATCCAGGAGGAAGTGCAGAAGACCATCGTCTTCGTCACCCACGACATCGACGAGGCGATCAAGCTCGGCGACCGGGTCCTCGTGCTCCAGGAGGGCGCCGAGATCGCCCAGTACGACACCCCGACGAACATCCTCTCCGCCCCGGCCAACGAGTTCGTCGAGGACTTCGTCGGCTCGGGCTCCTCGCTCAAGCAGCTCAGCCTCGCCCGCGTCGACGAGCTCGACCTGCTCCACCCGCTCACCGCCTCCGTCGGCGACGACGGCGGCACGGCCGCCGAGGCCGCCCGGGCCGCCGGCCAGAAGGACGTCATCGTGTTGGACTCCCGGCGGCGTCCCGCCGGCTGGTACACCCTCGGTGAGGCCACGCGCCTCGGTCGCCTACCCGCGCAGTCCCCACGGGATGAGCCCACGCCCGTCGACCGCCGAGCGACGATCAACGACGCCCTCGACACGATGCTCGCAAGCACGCACGGCGGGGTACTCGTCACCGGACGTCGTGACGAGTTCGTCGGCGTCCTGACCTTCAGATCGGTCACCGAGTACATCCAGGCCACCGCCGAGGACGCATCCTCATGA
- a CDS encoding alpha/beta hydrolase, which translates to MLSPGRAPLRLAAALAALVLPVAGCSLLTPGPEPTGLASGDHSPPAGTEGLERFYEQELAWQDCPAGECAGLEVPLDWSAPEGGTIEIAVNRVPAKGEASGSLVANPGGPGGSGVDYAAAADRIVGSSIREHFDVVGFDPRGVQRSEPIDCVSDAGLDAWMGSDPSPDDAAERAAAVEQSADFGRACLETTGELIGHVSTQDVAKDLDVLRSALDDGKLTYLGKSYGTAIGAIYAELFPERVGRMVLDGVFPTDLTGMEAAIGQAKGFDTATRAWAADCVANDCPLGSTQDEVVGSVEGLLQDLDQRPVPVGGGPELTEGWASVGIAQAMYDQGMWSMLTDALVAAEQGDGSALMQLGMMYAGRDSSGAYTSNIMEALPAVSCLDDGVDEDPQEWQQVADEVEAKAPIWGTFLAWEGLVCATWPLEPVDGLGPIEAKGADPVLIVGTTRDPATPYEWAVRLHEQIDNSAMITHEGDGHTAYMRQNDCVDSAVEEYWLTGELPEGDELTCEE; encoded by the coding sequence ATGCTCTCGCCCGGCCGCGCCCCCCTTCGCCTCGCCGCGGCGCTCGCCGCCCTCGTCCTCCCGGTGGCCGGCTGCTCGCTCCTGACGCCCGGCCCGGAGCCGACCGGCCTGGCGAGCGGCGACCACTCGCCCCCAGCCGGCACCGAGGGTCTCGAGCGCTTCTACGAGCAGGAGCTGGCCTGGCAGGACTGCCCGGCGGGGGAGTGCGCGGGCCTCGAGGTGCCCCTCGACTGGTCCGCGCCGGAGGGCGGGACCATCGAGATCGCGGTCAACCGCGTGCCGGCGAAGGGGGAGGCCTCCGGATCGCTCGTGGCCAATCCGGGCGGTCCGGGTGGTTCGGGTGTGGACTACGCCGCGGCGGCCGACCGGATCGTCGGGTCGTCGATCCGTGAGCACTTCGACGTCGTGGGCTTCGACCCCCGGGGTGTCCAGCGTTCGGAGCCGATCGACTGCGTCAGTGACGCCGGACTCGACGCGTGGATGGGCAGCGACCCGTCGCCGGACGACGCGGCGGAGCGTGCGGCGGCCGTCGAGCAGTCGGCGGACTTCGGCCGGGCGTGCCTGGAGACGACGGGTGAGCTCATCGGGCACGTGTCCACCCAGGACGTCGCCAAGGATCTCGACGTGCTCCGCTCCGCCCTCGACGACGGGAAGCTGACCTATCTCGGCAAGTCCTACGGGACCGCCATCGGGGCGATCTACGCCGAGCTCTTCCCGGAGCGGGTCGGCCGGATGGTCCTGGACGGGGTTTTCCCGACCGACCTGACAGGCATGGAGGCGGCGATCGGGCAGGCCAAGGGCTTCGACACCGCCACCCGCGCGTGGGCGGCGGACTGCGTCGCCAACGACTGCCCGCTCGGGTCGACGCAGGACGAGGTCGTCGGCTCGGTCGAGGGCCTGCTGCAGGACCTGGACCAGCGCCCGGTGCCCGTCGGTGGTGGCCCCGAGCTGACCGAGGGGTGGGCCTCCGTCGGCATCGCCCAGGCCATGTACGACCAGGGCATGTGGTCGATGCTCACCGACGCGCTCGTGGCCGCGGAGCAGGGTGATGGCAGCGCGCTGATGCAACTGGGGATGATGTACGCCGGTCGCGACTCGTCCGGGGCCTACACCTCGAACATCATGGAGGCGCTGCCCGCGGTCAGCTGTCTGGACGACGGCGTCGACGAGGACCCGCAGGAGTGGCAGCAGGTCGCCGACGAGGTCGAGGCGAAGGCGCCCATCTGGGGCACCTTCCTCGCCTGGGAGGGTCTCGTCTGCGCCACCTGGCCCCTCGAGCCGGTCGACGGTCTCGGCCCCATCGAGGCGAAGGGGGCCGATCCGGTCCTCATCGTCGGCACCACACGGGACCCGGCCACACCCTATGAGTGGGCGGTGCGGCTGCACGAGCAGATCGACAACTCCGCGATGATCACCCACGAGGGTGACGGTCACACGGCCTACATGCGGCAGAACGACTGCGTCGACTCCGCTGTCGAGGAGTACTGGCTCACCGGCGAGCTGCCCGAGGGCGATGAGTTGACCTGCGAGGAATGA
- the tmk gene encoding dTMP kinase — protein sequence MAAREGTFIAFEGGDGAGKSTQVRRLAQAFEEAGREVVITRQPGGTTLGGELRDLVLHGGAITPRAEALVFAADKAQHVEEVILPSLEEGAVVITDRYTDSAIAYQGAGRDLGAAEVAQLQDWAVDGLVPHLTVVVDIDPGEGRRRRGAVHDRMESETDGFHAAVRGHFLALAESAPGRYLVVDGAAAPDEVARLVWQRVTQDGLA from the coding sequence GTGGCTGCACGAGAGGGGACCTTCATCGCCTTCGAGGGGGGCGACGGGGCCGGCAAGTCCACGCAGGTCAGGCGACTGGCGCAGGCCTTCGAGGAGGCCGGTCGCGAGGTCGTGATCACCCGCCAGCCGGGCGGTACCACGCTCGGCGGTGAGTTGCGCGATCTCGTCCTCCACGGTGGGGCGATCACCCCGCGGGCCGAGGCGCTGGTCTTCGCGGCCGACAAGGCCCAACACGTCGAGGAGGTCATCCTCCCTTCGCTCGAGGAGGGCGCAGTGGTCATCACCGACCGCTACACCGACTCCGCCATCGCCTATCAGGGCGCCGGCCGCGACCTCGGCGCGGCCGAGGTCGCGCAGCTGCAGGACTGGGCGGTGGACGGGCTGGTCCCGCACCTGACCGTCGTCGTCGACATCGACCCGGGCGAAGGGCGACGCCGCCGCGGCGCCGTGCACGACCGGATGGAGTCGGAGACCGACGGATTCCACGCCGCGGTGCGTGGGCACTTCCTCGCCCTGGCGGAGTCGGCGCCCGGTCGCTACCTCGTCGTCGACGGCGCCGCCGCGCCGGACGAGGTCGCCCGGTTGGTGTGGCAGCGCGTGACGCAGGACGGTCTGGCATGA
- a CDS encoding ABC transporter permease, producing MVEFFADRWQDILYRAFQHLSLVVQSVALAAIIAILLAVLVTRVPALKPLANSISAIGLTIPSFALLGLLLPLVGIGALPSIIAVAFYATLPILRNAVVGLSEVSPTLLESAQGMGMSSTTRFVRVQLPLAWPVIMTGLRVSAQMSMGVAAIAAYALGPGLGGYIFTGLAQIGGANALNYALIGTFGVVVLALALDAALLLVSNLTTSKGIRA from the coding sequence ATGGTCGAATTCTTCGCCGATCGTTGGCAGGACATCCTTTATCGCGCCTTCCAACACCTCTCGCTCGTCGTCCAGTCGGTTGCCCTGGCGGCCATCATCGCGATCCTGCTGGCGGTGCTCGTCACGCGCGTACCGGCCCTGAAGCCGCTGGCCAACTCGATCAGTGCGATCGGGTTGACCATCCCCTCGTTCGCCCTCCTCGGCCTGTTGCTGCCTCTGGTCGGGATCGGCGCCCTCCCCTCGATCATCGCGGTCGCCTTCTACGCGACCCTGCCGATCCTGCGCAACGCCGTCGTCGGCCTCTCGGAGGTCAGCCCCACCCTGCTGGAGTCGGCCCAAGGCATGGGGATGAGTTCGACGACACGATTCGTGCGGGTGCAACTGCCCCTGGCGTGGCCGGTGATCATGACCGGGCTGCGGGTCTCCGCGCAGATGTCGATGGGTGTGGCCGCCATTGCCGCCTACGCCCTGGGCCCCGGCCTGGGCGGATACATCTTCACCGGGCTGGCGCAGATCGGGGGCGCCAACGCCCTCAACTACGCGCTCATCGGAACATTCGGGGTCGTCGTCCTGGCGCTGGCCCTCGACGCAGCGTTGCTCCTCGTCAGCAACCTCACCACCTCGAAGGGGATCCGCGCCTGA